The following proteins are encoded in a genomic region of Corylus avellana chromosome ca4, CavTom2PMs-1.0:
- the LOC132178299 gene encoding metalloendoproteinase 3-MMP-like, whose protein sequence is MAALKAFSLFSSALLILLLLLLLLPLLSAHATNPPNSLDKTTSPFEFFKGLQGCHKGNKTKGIQGLKKYLEQFVYLNYNHSKKHTHANDDEFDYLLESAVKTYQLNYHLNASDTLDDKTVSTMMVPRCGVADIVNGTNWMHLGKEWHDHKSHGSFHTVSHYTFFPGNPRWPPSKYRLTYGFVSGTSTAAMNPMHLHTHKRK, encoded by the exons ATGGCTGCTTTGAaagctttttctctcttctcatcGGCTCTCCttatcctcctcctcctcctcctcctccttcctctcctTTCAGCTCATGCAACTAATCCACCAAATTCGCTTGACAAAACTACTTCACCCTTCGAGTTTTTCAAGGGCCTTCAGGGATGTCACAAGGGCAATAAGACCAAAGGCATCCAGGGCCTCAAAAAATACCTTGAACAATTTGTTTATCTAAACTATAACCATTCCAAAAAGCACACCCATGCCAACGACGACGAGTTTGATTATCTCTTGGAATCGGCCGTCAAAACATACCAACTCAATTACCATCTGAATGCGAGTGACACTTTGGATGACAAAACAGTATCAACCATGATGGTGCCTCGCTGCGGCGTGGCAGACATCGTCAACGGTACAAATTGGATGCATCTGGGGAAGGAGTGGCATGATCACAAGAGCCATGGCTCATTCCATACCGTCTCTCACTATACTTTCTTCCCGGGAAACCCAAGGTGGCCGCCATCCAAGTACCGCCTCACCTATGGATTTGTGTCTGGTACCTCAACTGCAGCTATGAAC CCTATGCACCTACATACTCACAAAAGAAAATAA